CAGGACGGGTCGAGGGCGGCGGCGAGGTTGGCGATGCCGACGCCGAGCCACTGGCCGATGTCCTGCAGCAGCTCGACGCACATGGCGTCGCCCTCGCGGGCCAGCTCGGTGATCATCGGGCCGGTGATCTCGTGGATGTTGCCCTTGACGCGCTCGATGATCCCGTAGGCCACCGGCGAGTCGGCCGCGGCCAGCTCCCTGGCCTCGCGGACGAGCGCGTTGCCGGAGCTGTACTGCTCCCAGCAGCCGCGGTTGCCGCACGGGCAGCGGTGCCCGCCGGGCACGACCTGCATGTGCCCGAACTCACCCGCGACGCCGTACTTGCCCCGCTTGACCTGGCCGTCCTCCAGGATGGCGCCGCCGATGCCGGTGCCGAGTGTGATCATGACGAGGTGGTCCTCGCCGCGGCCCGCGCCGAACCGCCACTCCGCCCAGGCGGCGGTGTTGGCGTCGTTGTCGACCAGGACCGGGACCGCGAGGCGGCCGGCGATGCGGTCGCGCAGCGGTTCGTTGCGCCAGGACAGGTGGGGCGCGAACAGGACGCGGTTGCGGTCGGCGTCGACCCAGCCGGCCGCGCCGATGCCGACGGCGTGCACGTCGTGCCGGTCGGACAGGTCCAGGACCAGTTCGACGATGGTGTCCTCGACGACCTTGGGGCTCTTGGACTTGTCCGGGGTCTCCGTGCGGAGCTTCTCCAGGATGTTGCCGTCGGCGTCCACGACGCCCGCCATGACCTTGGTGCCGCCGATGTCGATGCCGACCGTCGGCACCCGGGGTGCGGTCAGGTGGGAGCGGCGTTCCCTGGTGCCGACCGTGCGGAGCACGGGGGCCCGGCGGGAGCCGATGGGGGCGGTGAGGTCGCGGTAGGTGCTCATCGTTCGTCGATTCTGCCGCACGCTCACGCTGAGTGCGGCGCGGGGCAACGAGAGCGAGTGCGCGATCGTTGCCGGGTGCGGGCCCGTCGTGGTTGATCGCGCAGTTCCCCGCGCCCCTCAACCACGTTGCAGTTCATGGCGCAGAGCCTCGAGGTCGCCTCCCCCGGCCATCTGTTGCGTCAGCTCGTCCACCGTGATCTCGTCCCGTGTGCAATTTCCCACCATCGTGCCCCGGCGCAGCAGCACGAACCGGTCTCCCACCAGGTACGCGTGATGCGGGTTGTGGGTGATCAAGACAACACCCAGTCCCTGGTCGCGTGCCGCGGCCACATATTTCAGGACCACACCGGACTGCTTCACGCCCAGTGCCGCCGTCGGTTCGTCCAGGACGAGGACCTTGGCGCCGAAGTGGACGGCGCGGGCGATCGCCACGCACTGGCGTTCACCGCCGGAGAGGGTGCCGATGGGCTGGTCGACGTCCCGCAGGTCGATGCCCATGCGCAGCAGCGCCTCGCGGGTCGTACGGCGCATGAGGCCGGTGTCGAGGCGCTTGAAGGGGCCCGTGCCCTTGCGGGGCTCGGAGCCCAGGAAGAAGTTGCGCCAGACCGGCATGAGGGGGACCACCGCCAGGTCCTGGTAGACCGTGGCGATGCCGCGGTCCAGGGCGTCGCGCGGGGAGGTGAGGGTGGTCTCCTCCCCTTCGATGCGCAGGGTTCCGCCGTCGTGCCGGTGCAGGCCCGCGATGATCTTGATCAGGGTGGACTTGCCGGCCCCGTTGTCACCGAGGACGCAGGTGATCCGGCCCGCGTGGACCTCCAGCGAGACGCCCTCCAGGGCGCGGACGGTGCCGTAGTGCTTGCTGACGTCGGTCAGCTGGACGAGCGTCATGCGTCGGCCTCCGCGCGCTTCTTGACCCAGGCGTTGAGCAGGGTCGCGAGGAGCAGCATCGCTCCCAGGAAGAACTTGAACCAGTCGGGGTTCCACTCGGCGAAGACGATGCCCTTGCTCGTCATGCCGAAGAGGAGGGCGCCCACGGCGGAGCCGATGGCGCTGCCGTAGCCGCCGGTGATCAGGCAGCCGCCGATGACGGCGGCGATGATGTAGATCAGCTCGTTGCCGACGCCCTCGCCGGACTGGACGGCGTCGTAGGAGAACAGCAGGTGCTGCCCGGAGACCCAGGCGCCGAAGGCCACGCCCATGTAGAGGCCGATCTTGGTCCTGGCGACCGGGACGCCGACCGCGCGGGCCGCGTCCTGGTTGCCGCCGACGGCGAAGATCCAGTTGCCGGCCCGGGTGCGCAGCAGGATCCAGGAGGCGAGGGCGACCAGGCCCAGCCACCACAGGATGGTGACCTTGACGTCGACGCCGCCGACGGTGAGCGTCGAGGCGAAGACGGCGTGGGCGGAGGGGAAGCCCTCCATGTCGCCGATGGTCTTGGTGGACACCGTGCCGTCGATCAGCTTGGTGAAGCCGAGGTTCATGCCGGTCAGCATCAGGAAGGTGCCGAGCGTGATGATGAAGCTGGGCAGCCCCGTGCGGGTGAGCATGAAGCCGTTGAAGGCGCCGACGGCCAGGGTGACCAGGAGCGAGACGCCCACGCCCACCCAGGTGTTCGCGGTCATCTGGTAGCTGGACATCGAGGAGACCAGCGCGGAGGAGGTCACCAGGACGCCCGCCGACAGGTCGAACTCGCCGCCGATCATCAGCAGCGCCACCGGTACGGCCATGATGCCGATGGCCGAGGAGGCGTACAGGACCGTGCTGAGGCTGGAGGCGTTGAGGAAGCCGTCGGCGGCGAAGGCGAAGAAGACGAAGACGGCGAGCGCGCCGACGACCGAGCCCAGTTCCGGCCGGGAGAGCAGCTTCTTCAGCGGCGAGCTCTGCAGAATCCTTTCGTCAGCGGTCTTCGGGGGTTCCGCGGACGTCTTCTCGGCGGTCGCGCTCATCGGGTGCCCCGCTCGGTGTACGCGGCCAGCGCGGCGGCCTGGTCCCTGGTGACGATCTGCGGGCCGGTCAGCACCGGCCTGCCCCCGCCGAGGACGTCGCCGTTGTACTTGTAGGCCCACAGCAGGTCGACCGCCTCGTAGCCCTGGAGATACGGCTGCTGGTCCACGGCGAAGCCGAGGGTGCCGTTCTTCAGCTCGGCGGCGACCTGGGCGTTGAGGTCGAAGGTGTCGATCTCGGCCTTGCTGCCCGCGTCGTTCCTCGCCTTCACGGCGGTGTCGGCGTAGGGGGCGCCGAGGGTGACGACGGCGTCGACGGAGTGGTCGGCCTGGAGCTTGGCCTCGACGGCGGACTGGACGTCGGGCATGTTCGTGCCGTTGACGTAGAGCTTCTGGAGCGTGCCGTGGAAGGTCCTGGCGACGCCGGCGCAGCGCTGCTCGTGGCCGACGTTGCCCTGCTCGTGCAGCACGCACAGGGCCTTCTTCCTCCCGCGCCTGTCCAGCTCCTCGCCGACGGCCTCGCCGGCGATCGTCTCGTCCTGCCCGATGTGGGCGAGGGCGCCGAAGGCCTTGGACTCCTCCGAACCGGAGTTCACTGTGATGACCGGGATGCCGGCCTTCTCGGCGCGGGCCACGGCGGCCTTCATGGCGTCGGGCTTGGCGAGCGTGACGATGATGCCGTCGACCTTCTTGTCCACCGCCGCGTCCACCAGCTGGGCCTGCTGCTGGGCCTGGTCGTCGTGCGAGTAGAGGAAGTTGATGTTGTCCTTCACGGCGGCCTGCCGGGCGCCGCTTTGCACGATGTCCCAGAAGGTGTCGCCGTCTCCCGAGTGGGTGATCATCGCGAAGGTCCAGCGCGGGGTGTTCACCGCCGCCCTCCCCTGGGCCGCGGCGGCCTTGCGGGCGTCCTCGGCCCGCTTGCCCCCGGTGCTGCTGCACGCTGCCAGAGACAGCGAAAGTGCCCCGGTCAGCGCGATGACTGCCCAGGTCCGAAACCGTGCCACGAGGCGATGCCCCTTCTTGCCGTGTCCGTCTTGCTGTGTTCGTACGTGCGCAAGGGCCGGCGATCAGCTCGGCGGCCCCAAATGCATCAGTATCAAACACCGGTCACACTCATGACACGGCGGGGAGCGGAGGCCCGTTCGATTGTCCGGACATTGCGACGAATCCGGGCCCGCGATCAGGACCGTACGAGCAGCTGGAACTCGAAGGAGTAGCGCGTGGGGCGGTAGACGTGGTCGCCGAACTCGACCGCCCGGCCGGTGTCGTCGAAGGTGGTGCGCTGCATGGTGAGCAGCGGCGCGCCCTCGGCCTCGGCGAGCCGCTCGGCCTCGGCGGCGGTGGCGCCGCGGGCGCCGATGGACTGGCGGGCGCTGTGCAGGGTGATCCCGGCGGAGCGCATCAGCCGGTACAGGCCGGTGGCCTCCAGCTGGTCGGTCTCCATCTCGAGCAGGCCGGTCGGGAGATGGTTGATCAGGTACGCCATGGGCTCGCCGTGCGCGAGGCGCAGCCGCTCGACGCGGTGCACCTCGCCGCCCTCGGGCACGCCGAGCGCGGCGGCGACCGCGGCGGAGGCCGGCACGAGGGTGTTGACCAGCACCTTGGTCGCGGGACGCTGACCGGCCGCCTCCAGGTCGTCGTAGAGGCTGCTCAGCTCCAGCGGGCGCTTGACCTGGCTGTGCACCACCTGCGTGCCGACGCCTCGGCGGCGCACCAGGAGACCCTTGTCGACCAGGGACTGGATCGCCTGGCGGACGGTCGGCCGGGACAGGCCGAGCCGTGCGGCCAGCTCGATCTCGTTGCCGAGCAGGCTGCCCGGAGTGAGGGCGCCGTGCTCGATGGCCGCCTCCAGCTGCTGGGAGAGCTGGAAGTACAGCGGCACCGGGGAGCTACGGTCCACATGGAGGTCGAGCGACACGGTGGGGTCCACATCTGGTTTCGGCACGGCCCGAGCGTAGCCCCGTGGCCGGTTGACGGGAAGTCGTGAAGTCCGATTGTCCGGACATACGCATTGACAGGGTACGGGGTCCGACCGCACTTTGTTTCCATGCGCATCGGGGTCATCGGTACGGGCCGCATCGGCACCCTTCACGCGAGAACGCTCAGCCGGCACCGCGACGTCGGATCGCTGATCCTGACGGACGCGGATCCCGCACGGGCGCAGGGCCTGGCGCACCGGCTGGGCGAGACGGCGGCGCCGGGGGTGGACGAGATCTTCACCTGGGGCGTGGACGCCGTGGTGATCACGACGGCCACGTCGGCCCACGCCGAGCTGATCGGCCGGGCGGCACGGTCGGGCCTGCCGGTGTTCTGCGAGAAGCCGATCGCGCTCGACCTGCCGGGCACGCTGCAGGCGATCGCCGAGGTCGAGGCGGCGGGAACGATCCTGCAGATGGGGTTCCAGCGGCGTTTCGACGCGGGATACGCCGGCGCCCGCGAGGCCGTGCGCTCGGGACGGCTTGGCCGGCTGCACACCGTGCGCGCGCTGACGTGCGACCAGTCCCCTCCCCCGCCAGAGTGGCTGCCGCTGTCCGGCGGGCTGTTCCGGGACACGCTGATCCACGACTTCGACGTGCTGCGGTGGGTGACGGGCCGTGAGGTGACCGACGTCTACGCCACCGGGTCGGACGCCGGGCCCGCGATGTTCCGCGAGGCCGGGGACGTCGACACGGGCGCGGCGCTGCTCACGCTGGACGACGGCACACTCGCCACGGCCACGGCGACCCGGCTGAACGGCGCCGGGTACGACGTGCGCATGGAGCTGGCCGGGGAGCGGGACACGGTCGTGGTGGGCCTGGACGACCGTACGCCGCTGGCGTCCACCGAGCCGACCGGGCCACCGCCCGCGGACAAGCCGTGGCCGGGCTTCCTGGAGCGGTTCGGCCCCGCGTACGAGGCCGAACTGAACGCCTTCGTGGACGTGATCCGCGGCGAGCGCCCCAACCCGTGCGACGGCCACGAGGCCCTTCAGGCGCTCCGCGTGGCGGAGGCCTGCGAGATCTCCCGCCGGGAGCGGCGCCCGGTGGCCCTGGCGGAGATCCCGGACGGGACACGGACGGCCGGCGGCTGACCGGCTCCCGCGGGGCCGGCCGCCGACCGGGTGGGTGTCTGGCGGCTGACCGGTGAGGTCATCCGCCGGTGCGCCCGGACCGTCGGCCTACCAGCGCACCGGCAGGGTGCGGACGCCTCTCATCAGCAGGCCGGGGAGCCATTCGCCGGGCGGGCCGTCGAGGGCGAGGGCGGGGGCGCGGCGCAGGAGGGTGCCGATGGCCGTGCGGCCCTCCAGGCGGGCCAGGGGTGCGCCCAGGCAGTAGTGGATGCCGTGGCCGAAGCCGAGGTGGCCGCGGGTGTCGCGGCGGATGTCGAAGCGGTCGGGTTCGGCGTAGCGCGCGCCGTCCCGTCCGGCGGCGGCGAGGCCGATCACGACATGGTCTCCCTGCTCGATGGCCGCTCCGCCGACCTCCAGCGGCTCGGCGGCGAACCGGTAGGTGGCGCTGTGCACCGGGCCCTCGTAGCGCAGCATCTCCTCGACGGCGCCGTCCAGGAGGCTCATGTCGGCGCGGAGCGCGGCGAGTTGGCCGGGGTGGGTGAGCAGGGCGTGGACGCCGTTGCCGATGAGGTTGACGGTGGTCTCGTGGCCCGCGACCAGCAGCAGGAAGGCCATGCCGCGCAGCTCCTGCGCAGAGAGCCGGTCGCCGTCCTCGGCGGTGGTGCGGATCAGATCGCTGAGCAGGTCGCCGGTGGGGCCGGAGGCGCGCTTGTCCTCGATCAGCTCGGTGAGGTACGCGCCGAGGCGGACGACCGCCTCGTACCCCGTCTGCTCGGTGGTCGGGGCGACCACCTCCGTGGACGTCTTGCGGAACTCCTCGCGGTCCATGCCGGGGACGCCGAGGAGTTCGCAGATGACGGTGATGGGCAGCGGGTAGGCGAGCGAGGCGATGAGGTCGGCGCGGCCGGCCGGGAGCATCTCGTCCAGCAGTTCGTCGGTGATCTGCTGGACGCGCGGGCGCAGTTGCTCCACCCGGCGCATCGTGAACGCCCGCGCGACCAGACCGCGCAGCCGGGTGTGCTGGGGCGGATCGGTGGCCAGCAGATGCCGGCCGATCATCTCCTGGTCCATCACGGTCACGCCGATCCTGCTCGCGTCCTTGGCCAGCCGGGTGTCGGCGAGGGCCGCCCGCGCCTCCGCGTACCCCACGATCAGCCAGGACGCGTCCTGCCAGCCCGGCAGCCGGACCCGGTGCACGGGGCCCTGCTCGCGGAGCCGGGCGTACACCGGATGCGGATCCGTGCGCAGCGCCTCCTCGAACTCCCCCAGTTCGACCACGTGTTGCCCGTCCATCGCTCCCCTTCCGGACGCCCCCGGGGCCCACCGGGCTCCTCCCGGTACCACGACAACGCACGGCGCCCGGGCTTGGTGCCCGCCACGGCCGAGAAGCGCGATCCACGCTCACGAACGTGCAGACGGCGTGTGCCCGGTTAACTCCCCGAGAACTCATGGGACGTGCCGGAAAACTCCCCATGATTGTCATTGACATGCCACCTTCTACGCGCGTCATCATGAGGCCATGAGATTCCCCCCACACATCACGCGTGTCGGCGCCGCAGCCGCCGTCCTGTCCGCTCTCCTCGTCGGCGGCACCGTCGGCGCCACCCCGGCGTCCGCCGCGGTCGGCAGCGTCTGCTACAGCGACCTGCCCTCCCAGGCGTACGACACCCTGGACCTGATCGACCAGGGCGGCCCCTTCCCGTACTCGCAGGACGGCACCGTCTTCTCCAACCGCGAAGGCGTCCTGCCGAGCGAGCCCAGCGGGTACTACCACGAGTACACGGTGATCACGCCCGGCTCCTCCACCCGCGGCGCGCGCCGCATCGTCGCCGGTGAGCAGTACCAGGAGGACTACTACACCTCCGACCACTACGCCACGTTCGACCTCATCGACTTCGGTTGCTGAGGTCCGGCATCCCGACAGGACGACCCCGCGTGCGCGTGCCCTGACAGGGCACGCGCACCCGCGTTCCGGGCCGGCCGGCTCACCGGCGCTCAGCCGTCCCAGGTCCAGTCGGCGACCTCGGGCAGGTCCATGCCGTGCTCGCGGATCCAGACGTGGTGCCGCTGGCGGGCGTCCTCCATCCGCTGGCGTACGGCGGCGGCGCGGACCGCCAGGCCGGGGACGCGGTCGATGACGTCCATGACCAGTCGGTAGCGGTCGAGGTCGTTGCGGACCACCATGTCGAACGGCGTCGTCGTGGTGCCGATCTCCTTGTAGCCGCGCACGTGCAGGTGCCTGTGGCCGCTGCGGCGGTAGGCCAGGCGGTGGATCAGCCACGGGTAGCCGTGGTAGGCGAAGATCACGGGCTTGCCGGCGGTGAACAGGCCGTCGTACTCGAAGTCGCTCATCCCGTGCGGGTGTTCCTCACCGGGCAGCAGCCGGGCGATGTCGACGACGTTCACCACCCGCACCGCCAGCTCGGGCAGGTGCCGGCGCAGCAGCTGGGCGGCGGCCAGCACCTCCTGGGTGGGGACGTCGCCCGCGCAGGCCAGTACGGCGTCCGGTTCCCGGGTGCCGTCCTCGGTGCCGGCCCACTCCCAGATGCCTGCCCCGCGCGCGCAGTGGACCTTCGCCTCCTCCATGGACAACCAGTCGAAGCAGGGCTGCTTGCCGGCGACGATCACGTTGACGTAGTCCCTGCTGCGCAGGGCGTGATCGGCGACCGACAGCAGCGTGTTGGCGTCCGGCGGGAGGTAGACCCGCACGGCCTCGGGGCTCTTGTTGAGGATGTGGTCGACGAAGCCCGGGTCCTGGTGGGAGAAGCCGTTGTGGTCCTGGCGCCACACGTGCGAGGTCAGCAGGTAGTTGAGGGAGGCGATGGGGGCCCGCCAGGGCAGCCGGCGGGTGGTGCGCAGCCATTTGATGTGCTGGTTGACCATCGAGTCGACGATGTGCACGAACGCCTCGTAGCAGGAGAACAGCCCGTGCCGGCCGGTGAGGAGGTAGCCCTCCAGCCAGCCCTGGCAGGTGTGTTCGGACAGGATCTCCATCACCCGGCCGTGCCGGTCGAGGTGCTCGTCCACGTCCAGCGTGCCCGCCTGCCAGGCCTTGCCGCTGGCCGCGTAGACCGCCTGAAGCCGGTTGGAGGCCGTCTCGTCCGGGCCGACGAGCCGGAAGTCGCGCCGGTCCGCGGTGGCGGCCATGACGTCCTGGAGCATGTCGCCGAGGACCCGGGTCGGTTCGTGCAGGGTGGCGCCGGGCTTGTCGACCTCGACGGCGTACTTCTCCAGCGGCGGCAGCGGCAGTTCACGCAGCAGCAGGCCTCCGTTGGCGTGCGGGGTGGCGCCGAGCCGGCTCCTGCCCTCGGGGACGCAGGCCAGCACGTCCGGGCGGGGGGCGCCGTGCTCGTCGAACAGCTCCTCGGGCCGGTACGAGCGCAGCCACTGCTCCAGCTGCCGCAGGTGCTCGGGGTTGTCGCGGACGGCGGCCAGCGGGACCTGGTGGGCGCGCCAGGTGCCCTCCACGGGCAGGCCGTCGACCTCGGCCGGGCCGGTCCAGCCCTTCGGGGTGCGCAGCACGATCACCGGCCAGCGCGGCCGCTCGGTCGCGCCGTCCTCCCGGGCGGCGCGCTGGATCGCCGCGATGCGGTCCAGCGCGGTGTCCATCGCCCCCGCCATCGCCCGGTGCACGGCCGCGGGGTCGTCGCCGGTGACGTGGACGGGGTCGTGGCCGTAGCCGCGCAGCAGGTCGTCGAGTTCGCCCTCCGGGATCCGGGCCAGCACGGCCGGGTTGGCGATCTTGTAGCCGTTCAGGTGCAGGATCGGCAGCACCGCGCCGTCGCGGACCGGATCGAGGAACTTGTTCGAGTGCCAGGAGGCGGCCAGCGGCCCCGTCTCGGCCTCCCCGTCGCCGATCACGCAGGCCACCAGCAGGCCGGGGTTGTCCAGGGCGGCGCCGTAGGCGTGGGAGAGCGCGTAGCCCAGCTCGCCGCCCTCGTGGATCGAGCCCGGCGTCTCCGGAGCGACATGGCTGGGCACCCCGCCGGGGAACGAGAACTGCTTGAACAGCCGGGCCATGCCGGCGGCGTCCCGGGTGATGTCGGGGTACGTCTCGGTGTACGAGCCCTCCAGCCAGGAGTTGGCCAGCACGGCCGGGCCTCCGTGGCCGGGTCCCCACACGCACAGCGCCTCCAGGCCGCGGGCCTTGATCACCCGGTTGAGGTGGGTGTGCACGAGGTTCAGGCCCGGAGAGGTGCCCCAGTGGCCCAGCAGACGCGGCTTGACGTGCTCGGGCCGCAGCGGCTCGGTCAGCAGGGGGTTGGCCATCAGGTAGATCTGGCCGACGGACAGGTAGTTCGCCGCGCGCCAGTGCGCGTCCAGCGCCCTCAGCTCGTCCTGCTCCAGCCGTGCGGGCACCTGCTGCGTGTCGGCGGACATCGGGGTTCCTTTCCGTGTCGGGGCAGCGGTCGGGTGTCGTGCGCGGGGTTGCCCTCTCCACCCTCCGCCGCAGCGCCGGGTGCCCGACAGGGCCGTTCGGGTCACACCCGCCGACGGCATCCGGTGCCGTCCGGCCCGGATCGGGTGCGGGGCCGCGCGGCGCCGGCGCCGGCCGGGGGCCCGTACCGCGTCGACGGCCTCTGGGCGCCGGGCACGGGCAGGGCGGCGACCCTCCCCCGGCCGCAGCGCCGAGACCGTCTACGGCGGCCAAGTGGGAGGCCATGGCCGGCGACCTGCTCCTCGTGCCGCCCGCCCGGCACAGCGTGCAGGCCCTGGAGGACTCCGCCGTCCTGCTGACGGTCGCCAAGCCCCGCTGACCCGCCCCGGCCGCCCGCACACGGGGGTCGTCGGCCCGCGAGCCGAGCACCACCGGGAACGTCAGCAGGTGCAGGGTGTCGAGGAGCCTGAGGTCGATCAGGGAGCGGACGAGGGCGCCGGTCCGGTGGTGCGCCGGCTGGAGGAGGCGCCGGAGCCGTTCGACCCGCGGCCGCACTGGGGGAAGGTCTTCGAGATCCCCTCGGCCGCGCTCCGCGGGCGGTACGCGCGGTTCGACGACTTCGCCTCACTGGTCCGCCGGACGGACCCGGGCGCGGAATCTGCTGTCACCGTCTCAGACCCCGCCGCCCGTAACTCATCGGCTCAGCCGGCGTGGGTGGAGAACAGTCCGCCCGTCGGGCCCTGCTTGTCGCCGCCCTGGGCCTTCTTCAGCGCGTTGGCGAGGCTCTCGATGGTGAGGGACTGCAGGATCACCCGGCCGTTGCCCTCCAGGGTGGCCAGGGACAGGCCCTCGCCGCCGAACACGGCGTTCATGATCCCCTGGCGGTTGAGGCCGCCGACGCGCTGGACGCCGTACTGGATGCCCTCCTCGAAGGCGACCACACAGCCGGTGTCCACCTCGATGCGGCCGCCGAAGTCGGCCGGGTTGAGGTCGATGAAGTTGCCCGCGCCGGCGATGATCACCGTGCCGTACCCGGTGAACTTCTCCAGGATGAAGCCCTCGCCGCCGCTCATGCCGGTGCGGCCGCCGGCGAAGGCGATGCCGAAGTCGACGGTGGACTCGGCGGCCACGAAGGCGTCCTTCTCGGCGAACCACGCGCGCGTGCCGTCCAGTTCGAGGGCGCGCATCTCGCCCGGGAGGACGCCCGCGAAGCCGACCGTGCCCTGGCCGCCCTGGGAGGTGAAGTACTGGAACGCCAGCGACTCGCCCGCGAGCATGCGCTGGCCGACCTGCATGGCGGTGCCCATGGCCTGGCGCAGCAGGCCCCCCATGCCGCCGCCGGAGCCGCCCTGCTGCTGTCCGCCGTTGTTCGACGGGCCGGACAGGCGCGTCTCCATGGTCACGTTCGTCGTCTTGAACAGGAACTTTCCGGCCTCGCAGTACACGGTCTGGCCGGGCTGCAGGTTGACGACCGCCATCTGCATGGCGTTGCCGACGATCTCTTGCTGAAGGGTCACGCGGTGAGAACGCGGGAGCCGGACCCGTAAGTTCCAGCCGCCGGGAATCGGGTCCGTGCGGGTGACGCGCGGAGCGCCCCGGTGCTGTCCGGGCCGGGGCGCCCCGCGCGTGTCAGGGGGCGGGTCAGCCGCCGAGTTCCTGGTGTCGGGCGGCGAGGCCGGCGGCGCCCTGCTCGGTCAGGGAGCCGTACAGGCGCAGGCGGGAGATGCCGCCGTCGGGGAAGATGTCGATCCGCGCGTGCGTGCCGACGGCGGGCTCGGGGAGCACGAAGCGGTGGTTGGTGTCGGGCTGCAGGCGGGTGCGGGGAAGGATCTCGCTCCACTCGCCGTTCTCGCCGTTCTTCACGGACACCGACGCCCAGCCGGCGCTGTTGCCCTTCAGGCAGGCCGTGTCGATCTCGATCGCGCGGATCCGGGACTGGGCCACGAGCCGGTAGCGGATCCAGTCGTTGCCCTGGTCGCGGCGGCGGCGGGTCTCCCAGCCGTCGTCCATCTTGCGGGAGCGGCCCGGCTGGATGGTGTTGGTGGCGGGCGAGTAGAACAGGTCGGAGGCGTCCTCGACCCGGCCGCCGTTCTCCAGCGCGACCACGTCGAAGGTGCCCAGCACCGACAGCCACCGCGGGTCCGGGACGACCTCGCCGTACACGCGCAGGCGGGCGATGCCGCCGTCGGGGTGCTGGTTGACGCGCAGGTGCGTGAAGCGCTGCTCGACGCCGACCTCGAAGCCGTTGGCCGCGTGGCCGCCGACGGCGGTGCGCGGGACGATCGTCGTCCACTTCACGTCCTCGCCCAGCAGTTCCTCCGGGGACGGCGCGCCGGGTACGGACGTCGCCTCGACCGAGACCGCCTGCGGGTAGTTGCCGCGGAAGTGGGCGGTGTCCACGACGATCCCCCGGATCACGCCGGGCGCGCCGAGCCGGACCAGCGCCCAGTCGTGGTCCTCGGCGGTCGGCCAGGGGTGCTCGGCGGAGACTCCGCGCCGGCGGCGGGTCTCCCAGCCGTCCATGATCTTGCCCTTGTGCCCGAAGTGCTCGGGGTCGAACTCCGCCCGCTCGGGCACCAGCAGGTTCTCGCGCTGGGCGAAGAACTCGTCGTTGGCGGCGATGACACCGGCGCCGAGCTGCCGGTCGGCGAGGTTGGCGTACCGGGTGAAGGGGAAGTCGGCGGTGCGGTAGTC
This genomic interval from Streptomyces sp. NBC_00557 contains the following:
- a CDS encoding phosphoketolase family protein, encoding MSADTQQVPARLEQDELRALDAHWRAANYLSVGQIYLMANPLLTEPLRPEHVKPRLLGHWGTSPGLNLVHTHLNRVIKARGLEALCVWGPGHGGPAVLANSWLEGSYTETYPDITRDAAGMARLFKQFSFPGGVPSHVAPETPGSIHEGGELGYALSHAYGAALDNPGLLVACVIGDGEAETGPLAASWHSNKFLDPVRDGAVLPILHLNGYKIANPAVLARIPEGELDDLLRGYGHDPVHVTGDDPAAVHRAMAGAMDTALDRIAAIQRAAREDGATERPRWPVIVLRTPKGWTGPAEVDGLPVEGTWRAHQVPLAAVRDNPEHLRQLEQWLRSYRPEELFDEHGAPRPDVLACVPEGRSRLGATPHANGGLLLRELPLPPLEKYAVEVDKPGATLHEPTRVLGDMLQDVMAATADRRDFRLVGPDETASNRLQAVYAASGKAWQAGTLDVDEHLDRHGRVMEILSEHTCQGWLEGYLLTGRHGLFSCYEAFVHIVDSMVNQHIKWLRTTRRLPWRAPIASLNYLLTSHVWRQDHNGFSHQDPGFVDHILNKSPEAVRVYLPPDANTLLSVADHALRSRDYVNVIVAGKQPCFDWLSMEEAKVHCARGAGIWEWAGTEDGTREPDAVLACAGDVPTQEVLAAAQLLRRHLPELAVRVVNVVDIARLLPGEEHPHGMSDFEYDGLFTAGKPVIFAYHGYPWLIHRLAYRRSGHRHLHVRGYKEIGTTTTPFDMVVRNDLDRYRLVMDVIDRVPGLAVRAAAVRQRMEDARQRHHVWIREHGMDLPEVADWTWDG
- a CDS encoding AIM24 family protein, yielding MTLQQEIVGNAMQMAVVNLQPGQTVYCEAGKFLFKTTNVTMETRLSGPSNNGGQQQGGSGGGMGGLLRQAMGTAMQVGQRMLAGESLAFQYFTSQGGQGTVGFAGVLPGEMRALELDGTRAWFAEKDAFVAAESTVDFGIAFAGGRTGMSGGEGFILEKFTGYGTVIIAGAGNFIDLNPADFGGRIEVDTGCVVAFEEGIQYGVQRVGGLNRQGIMNAVFGGEGLSLATLEGNGRVILQSLTIESLANALKKAQGGDKQGPTGGLFSTHAG
- the alc gene encoding allantoicase codes for the protein MITVTALHQSSSASFTGDANPYGGGDPYADYRTADFPFTRYANLADRQLGAGVIAANDEFFAQRENLLVPERAEFDPEHFGHKGKIMDGWETRRRRGVSAEHPWPTAEDHDWALVRLGAPGVIRGIVVDTAHFRGNYPQAVSVEATSVPGAPSPEELLGEDVKWTTIVPRTAVGGHAANGFEVGVEQRFTHLRVNQHPDGGIARLRVYGEVVPDPRWLSVLGTFDVVALENGGRVEDASDLFYSPATNTIQPGRSRKMDDGWETRRRRDQGNDWIRYRLVAQSRIRAIEIDTACLKGNSAGWASVSVKNGENGEWSEILPRTRLQPDTNHRFVLPEPAVGTHARIDIFPDGGISRLRLYGSLTEQGAAGLAARHQELGG